In Deltaproteobacteria bacterium, the genomic stretch TCTCCCTGGAGGCGGTGCAGGACCTGACGGCCTTTATGAAGGATTTTTCCCGGGCCAACGGCTGATTTTAATCAGGTTGGTTTTAGAATAAAGTATATCAATTAATAATATGACATCTGGTTAAAGAAAGGGAGGCTCTAAAGGTGAGGATTCTCATAAGCGATAAGGCCCATCAATCTTGCGCCCAGAAGTTCAAGGAGGCCGGGTTTGAGGTGGATGAAAAACCAGGGCTTAGCCCGGATGAGCTAAAGGCCATTATCAAAAACTACGAGGGCCTGGTTATTCGAAGCGCGACCAAGGTCACGGCTGACCTGTTAGAAGCGGCTCAGAACCTCAAGGTGGTCGGGCGGGCCGGAACCGGCTTGGATAACGTGGACATCCCGGCGGCCGCAACCAGAAACGTCGTGGTCATGAACACTCCCGGCCAGAATTCCAATGCCGCGGCCGAACTGGCCATGGCCATGATCTTCGCGCTGGCCCGGCATCTCCCTCGGGCCTGTGCCTCCCTCAAGGCCTGTAATTGGGAAAAAAAGGCCCTCCAGGGCCGGGAGATCATGGGCAAGACCCTGGGCGTGGTCGGATTTGGCAATATCGGCTGCATCGTGGGCGAGCTGGGACGCGGCGTGAAGATGACCGTCCTGGCCCACGACCCTTACCTGAGCGACGGCCAGATTCGGGAAGCCGGCGGCGAACCAGTCTCCTTTGACGAACTGCTGGCCCGTTCCGATTTCATCACCATTCATATCCCCAGGACCAAGGAAACAACCGGTCTGTTCAACAGCGAAACAATCGCTAAAATGAAAGACGGCGCCTACCTCATCAACTGCGCCCGGGGCGGGATCGTTAACGAAGACGCGCTTTATAAAGCCCTCAAGTCAGGCAAGCTCGCCGGAGGGGCTCTGGACGTCTTTGAGGTCGAACCGCCGGGCGAACACAAGCTCCTGGAACTGGACAGCTTTATCTGCACCCCCCACCTCGGGGCCTCGACCCTGGAGGCCCAGATCAACGTGGCCGTGGCCGTAGCGGACCAGATGATCAGGTACCTCAAAGACGGCGAGACCGTCAACGCGGTCAACGTTTAACCCTGGCAAACCCCTGCTTGAATAAATTTTAATTCAGGAGCCTCAGCCCTGTCCGGGCAGGCTGGAAAGCCTGCCCCACAGAAAAATAATCCAGGTTGGAGCGTCAAAGGCCATGAGACTAACATGCCCGAATCATAAAAAAAATAGATTTTTTTTATTGACTTCCTTTCAAGAGTTATGCTATTATTTCATCATTGTAAAAATATATAGGGAGAAATTTGCCCCTTAGAGGGGAAGAAAAGGAGGTGATGAGGCCAAAACGGTTAATTTGAGAAATGAGAAAAGACTGGTTTTTTTGGGTAGTTAAGTTGAGTTAATCATTCAGCAATTTTGGAGGAACTGAATTTATGAAGAAAATTTTGCTTTTTAGCCTGGCGGCCGCTCTCGTGGTCGCTATGACAATGCCAGCCGCGGCTAAGACCGAGCTCAAGGTAAGTGGTGAAGCCTACTATCGCGGCTTTAGTCTAACCAACGTTGGAGCCGCAGTAGATACCAGCGACGCCGTTACCCAGGCCTTTATGGACATGGGAATGATGGTTAACATGAAATTCCAGGTCAACCCGGCGCTTGCATTTAGCACCAGAATAGAAGCCTTACAGAAAAAATGGGGCCGTGAAGAAGTTGACCCGCAGGCTACAACGAACGCGCTTTCAGGGGCCGCGCAGCCAAATACTGCCCGGGTGACCGTGGCCAAGATGGAGATCGCGTTACCGTGGGGCTGGTGGCGCTTCGGCCGTTATCAGGCTGCCCCTGCCTATTTATGGGGCACGGGCCGGTCCAAGGTCGGCGCTCCGCGAACCTGGGATGAACAAAGCGAATGGATGGTGGGCGGCGAGCGAGATCGTATCATCTTTGCCCGTGGCGCCGCGTACGGCCAACCAAGCATGGGCCCGTGGTCCATCATGCTGCTCTATGGAAAGATCTTTGAGGGCGACAGTGATGCCACAGCCTTGGGTGGCGTTGACTCCGACTACGATCTCTATTGGATGAAAAATACGTACAAGTGGAAAGGAGGCGGAATTGCCCTCATCACCTACTTAACGCGGAATTATTACTCCTCTGATTTGGCCACCTATGAACTTAACGAAGACAAATACAAAGTTGAAGTGAATGCCGGCCAGAAGTTCGGTCCAATGACCGTCGCCGCTAATGTCACTCGTTTCTTTGGCACGAGGAAGACCTATGCCCTTGGCACCAAAACAGAGCTTAACTCCCAGGCAATCAAAGCCATGGAATATTCTTTTGCCGTGGAGTATAAAAAGGGCCCGGTCTTAACCGGCTTCGGGTACTACCACACCGACGGCCAGGATACCAGCAACGATCTCACCGTAGGGTGCAGTGCCGGATCTAATTTCCAGCCTCTCTATGCGGCCTTTGGTAATTATGACGGCCTCCTTTTCAATACGCGCAACCTGAATCTTATAACGGCCTTCCTTGATTACAGCCTGACATCGAAGATCATACTGCATTTTGCCGGCGGTTACATAACGGCCGACGAGGTGGCGGCTGGCGCTTCCAAGAAGCTCGGCTGGGAGGTTGACGGTGGTCTTGCCTACACGATCGTGAAGGGCCTGACCCTTGGCCTGCATGTCGGTTACTTCATGCCGCAGGACGGCTGGGAGGATATGTTCGGCGCTAAAGGCAACCACACACACATAGACGGAGAATTAAGGTTGGTTTTCTAGCTCTTTGATTTATACCCTAACCAAAGCCCCGGGGGTTCCCGGGGCTTTTTTATGGGAAAAGTACCCCTGAAGGAAATGAAGCTATTTTCAAGCTTTGGAAACGGGCGGGGTTTATCCCCGCCCGTATATTTCTGGTCTTTCATGTGTCAATAAAGGCCAAGACTAATACGAACGCGCTTATAAACAACGGGTCAGATATAATAGAGCGAATGTTAAAAATACATTTTGATTGAAAAGGTCTGATCTTGATATTCTCGTATTCATTCAAACGGACATAATTTTGACAACCACAAGGGCTGCATCATCCTGTAAACTCGGGAGGAAAATGAATCGTCCAATCAAACTGCTGCACACGGAATGGTCCCGGGGCTGGGGCGGGCAGGAAATCCGCATTCTTGCCGATTGCGAAGGCTTCCTGAAAAAAGGATACCGCGTCACCTTAGCCTGCAAACCGGGCAGCCCCATCATTAAGGCCGCGGTGAACAAGGGAATCCCCACGAAGACCTTTCCTTTTTTAGCCCCTCTCGATCTAAAAACCATCATTCCTCTGGCCCTTTACCTCAAAAGAAACAGGGTGGACCTGGTTCAGACGCACAGCTCCATAGACAGCTGGACCGCCTCCCTGGCCGCCCGCCTGGTCGGCGTCCCGGTGATTCGAAGCCGTCATATCTCCGCTGATATCAGCGACTCCTTCTTTTCAAAACTGCTCTACATGCGGCTGGCGGACCGAGTCATCACCTGCGGCCAGGTCATCAAGGACATCATGGTCAGGGTGAACGGGTTTAATCCGGAAAAAATCGTTTCCATTCCCACCGGCGTGGATGAAAAACGATTTCGACCGGGGTTGGACCCGACACCAGTGCGCCGCGAATTCAATCTGTCTCAGGATGATTATGTCCTCGGAATCGTGGCCATTATTCGCAGCTGGAAAGGCCATGAGTTTCTGTTTGAGGCGGTAAAGCTGCTGGGGGATGAGATTCCTCGCCTTAAAGTCCTGGTGGCTGGAGACGGCCCGGCCCGAAGTTACGTGGAGGAGCGCGCCCGGTCGTTTAGCGTCATGGATAAAGTAATTTTTGCCGGTTATCGGGAGGACACGCCTCAAATCCTTTCAGCCATGAACCGGTTTGTCCTTCCCTCCACCAAGAACGAAGGCGTGCCGCAGGCGATACTTCAGGCCATGCTGGCCGGGATTCCGGTGATCGCTTCCTCGGCCGGAGGGCTGACCGAGGTGGTCGAGCATGGCCGCACCGGCCTCCTGGCGCCGCCTCGAGACCCGGCTGCCCTCAAGGAGGCGATCCTGGCGAGCTTTCGCAGCCCTGAAAAAGCAAAGGCCATGTCAATTACGGCCAGGGAGAAGGCGCTCCAAAACGCAACCCTTGAGAAGATGATTGATAAAACGGAAGAGGTGTACCTGAGCGTCCTTGGCCGCAGGTGAGCTTTTTTTGGCTCAGCCCCGGTTCCTGCCTGAATATTGGTTTCCGGATTTAATACCGCTCTGCGGTTTAAAATTATTGATTCGCCATGATACCGTTTCGGACAAATCCCGGCACGCAATCACCTTGATACCGCATCTTATATATGGTAAACTTCAATGAGAAATTAGGTCGTTACCTGAAAAAATGGTTTCAGGTAAGTCAGCAGGTGTGGTTCATTTTATTTGTTGAGCAAGGTGGGCCTTTGATCTCATGGGCCCAGCAGACTGCAAGGGTTGATCCCTGAACCGTTGCGAGTGAGGAGTCAGTTCACATGTCTGATGAAGAAGAAGAAAAAGAGTTTGTGATCAAGGATCGGCGGCATTTCACAACCGAGGGTGAACCCGTTGATAAGGCTGATAAGACTGAGCCTGAGGCAAAGACCGAGCCGGAGCCGGAAAAAACACCTCCACAGGAAACCGTGGGTCAGGAAGAGGCGGCTGAGGCTGGGCCGCTGCCAGAGGTGACCTTTTCCACGTTCATCTTTTCCCTGAGCACCTCGGTTCTCCTGCACCTGGGCGAGATACCCGATCCCAACACCCAGCAGACCTCCAAGAACCTGGGTCTGGCCAAGCAGACCATTGATATCCTCGGGATGCTCAAGGAAAAAACCAGAGGCAACCTGGAGGAAGATGAAGCAAACCTGCTTGAAAATCTTCTTTATGAACTTAGAATGAAATATATAGCCGCAGCCAAGTAGCTGTCGGCCATGGAAACACAGGAGAGATTAGAAATGAAGACCATAAGAATGTCAAACTTCTTGCTTAAGACGCGTTCCCGGGTGCAAGGCCCGGCCTTGATCATCCTGCTTGCGGCTGCTTTGCTCCTGGCTGGACAGTATCAATCTGCCCGGGCCGCTGAGGCTAGCCGGATGATTCCGGCGTCGTTCTCGGAATTGGCCGCCAAGGTTTCCCCGGCCGTGGTGAATATTTCTACGGTCAGGGTCGTCAAAGACCGGGGCGGGTTTTTTACTTACCGCACCCCGCGCCAGCCAAAAAGGCCTGATGAATTTCGAGATCCCTTTGATTTCTTTGACAAATTCTTCGGCCCCCAGCTGCCGCCCCGGGAGCGCCGGCAGCGGTCCCTGGGCTCCGGCTTTATTATTGATCCCAAAGGATTCATTATCACCAATAATCATGTGGTTCAAAATGCCGAGGAGATCGTGGTGCGGCTCTCCAATGAAAAGGAATTCAAGGCCAAGGTTATCGGCCGGGACCTCAAGACCGACATCGCTCTGATAAAAATAAACACCAGGGAAGATCTGCCTTTTGTGAAGCTGGGCGATTCAAGCCGCATCAAGATCGGGGACTGGGTGGTCGCTATTGGCAACCCGTTTGGTCTCGACCATACCGTGACGGCCGGGATCATCAGCGCCAAGGGTCGGGTCATCGGCGCTGGCCCCTACGACGACTTCCTCCAGACCGACGCCTCCATCAACCCTGGCAACTCCGGCGGGCCGCTTCTTAATCTGGACGGCGAGGTAATCGGGATCAACACGGCCATCAGTGCGGCCGGTCAGGGGATCGGTTTTGCCATTCCGGCCAACCTGGCCAAAGACATTGTGGCTCAACTCAAAGAAAAAGGCCGGGTCGTTCGCGGCTGGCTGGGTATCATCATCCAGAAAATCACCCCGGAACTGGCTGAATCTTTTAAACTCAAGGACCGGTCCGGGTCCCTGGTGGCGGACGTGGATCCCGACGGTCCGGCCCTAAAGGCTGGGATCAAGCGCGGCGATGTAATCATTGCCTTTAACGGAAAGAAAATCGAAGACTGGTCTGACCTGCCGGCCCTGGTGGCCG encodes the following:
- a CDS encoding 3-phosphoglycerate dehydrogenase is translated as MRILISDKAHQSCAQKFKEAGFEVDEKPGLSPDELKAIIKNYEGLVIRSATKVTADLLEAAQNLKVVGRAGTGLDNVDIPAAATRNVVVMNTPGQNSNAAAELAMAMIFALARHLPRACASLKACNWEKKALQGREIMGKTLGVVGFGNIGCIVGELGRGVKMTVLAHDPYLSDGQIREAGGEPVSFDELLARSDFITIHIPRTKETTGLFNSETIAKMKDGAYLINCARGGIVNEDALYKALKSGKLAGGALDVFEVEPPGEHKLLELDSFICTPHLGASTLEAQINVAVAVADQMIRYLKDGETVNAVNV
- a CDS encoding glycosyltransferase family 4 protein, producing MNRPIKLLHTEWSRGWGGQEIRILADCEGFLKKGYRVTLACKPGSPIIKAAVNKGIPTKTFPFLAPLDLKTIIPLALYLKRNRVDLVQTHSSIDSWTASLAARLVGVPVIRSRHISADISDSFFSKLLYMRLADRVITCGQVIKDIMVRVNGFNPEKIVSIPTGVDEKRFRPGLDPTPVRREFNLSQDDYVLGIVAIIRSWKGHEFLFEAVKLLGDEIPRLKVLVAGDGPARSYVEERARSFSVMDKVIFAGYREDTPQILSAMNRFVLPSTKNEGVPQAILQAMLAGIPVIASSAGGLTEVVEHGRTGLLAPPRDPAALKEAILASFRSPEKAKAMSITAREKALQNATLEKMIDKTEEVYLSVLGRR
- a CDS encoding DUF1844 domain-containing protein — encoded protein: MSDEEEEKEFVIKDRRHFTTEGEPVDKADKTEPEAKTEPEPEKTPPQETVGQEEAAEAGPLPEVTFSTFIFSLSTSVLLHLGEIPDPNTQQTSKNLGLAKQTIDILGMLKEKTRGNLEEDEANLLENLLYELRMKYIAAAK
- a CDS encoding DegQ family serine endoprotease, with amino-acid sequence MKTIRMSNFLLKTRSRVQGPALIILLAAALLLAGQYQSARAAEASRMIPASFSELAAKVSPAVVNISTVRVVKDRGGFFTYRTPRQPKRPDEFRDPFDFFDKFFGPQLPPRERRQRSLGSGFIIDPKGFIITNNHVVQNAEEIVVRLSNEKEFKAKVIGRDLKTDIALIKINTREDLPFVKLGDSSRIKIGDWVVAIGNPFGLDHTVTAGIISAKGRVIGAGPYDDFLQTDASINPGNSGGPLLNLDGEVIGINTAISAAGQGIGFAIPANLAKDIVAQLKEKGRVVRGWLGIIIQKITPELAESFKLKDRSGSLVADVDPDGPALKAGIKRGDVIIAFNGKKIEDWSDLPALVAAAPVGSEAEIIIIRDGKEKTIRVKLGELREERIARPEPVREEILGLSVQELTPELARRYQVDQNAGVIISRIAEGSPAQEAGLKPGDLILEINHQLIDSLRTYHDAIGRIKKKEIALFLVKRGPNTLFYTLQTG